A genomic region of Branchiostoma lanceolatum isolate klBraLanc5 chromosome 4, klBraLanc5.hap2, whole genome shotgun sequence contains the following coding sequences:
- the LOC136433992 gene encoding uncharacterized protein: MAVHLILTLLISVYVVFSRARLAEGRSFNVSVPENVTVGTEVVGVRHWPAIQKAELPCVKTEGDPYGRFLLTKECTLVVATPLDWSVQSEFTIKILVGRRREVMSVTIQVSDVSGYPPVYNETCETPINPTGKDTGECLFKIDVNVKAEADTGDVFAARHTISWNDRTTNPKLFYTENSNCQLQAIRVLHHLNDIVAADQLWSGKFRNVSCRDDVSSSDLTVHLFSLWTGVSMMGESAWRYVRERYTGSQNLNFIFMAALTFPAKSTVRFICQFPQFRTPFRIESSKSSPNPTRLVHVQSLNLAIHAQGCPVGKYGLLCDKNCICKNGARCHGFNGACRCQHGWQGVACDIPKPDIAVSTTPSDSWAIYISTNVTIHCRVYHIDVQTLSFRFPNASKITSEGVNQLDIKVFNAQLHDNGHYSCQARDKGGNVFYATVLLNVNCPPNRKGQLCDEVCDCLHGASCDRWAGCVCPPGWTGAKCQTQCPEGTSGKDCAKTCGCQNGASCSPDDGRCNCTAGWYGSECGGPCPKSRYGWRCRHVCSCENNATCHHVDGSCACVPPWGGRNCDKFHVIQTTSLIEILVPLGSILLVVTVVLIVLYKTGFSCSVVKNEGHEAEVLRELRRMEHDLAQSLQPGWLRRWEKKIHHLTPGPLIGEGMFGLVRRAQLRTPQGELDVAAKTVRVEDSQSYRDFYREAAILVAVHQVQNGDRRESNIIRLLGLITKSAEKYILLEYAPKGDLLGFLRGIKNARQKDLLGNLLGYAVHISRALQELEHLRIAHRDVAARNVLITADDVAKLADFGLARDVYATTQYVRTNRQGVDEFLPLKWMALESIETGEYTCQSDVWSFGVLLWEIATLGKDPCYDGKIQLDFLQLVGILRQGIRMERPPGCPEGLYRLMRSCWRDVPGTRPTPDELEKRLLQLLPHDVIEMETAL, from the coding sequence ATGGCAGTTCACCTGATACTAACACTTCTGATTAGTGTCTACGTCGTCTTCAGTCGGGCCAGGTTAGCGGAGGGGCGCAGCTTCAACGTTTCCGTGCCTGAAAATGTTACAGTCGGGACAGAAGTTGTCGGTGTGCGACACTGGCCGGCCATACAGAAAGCGGAACTTCCGTGTGTGAAAACGGAGGGAGATCCGTACGGCAGGTTCCTTCTGACTAAGGAGTGCACCCTTGTGGTAGCCACCCCCCTGGACTGGTCAGTACAGTCGGAATTCACCATCAAGATTCTCGTCGGGCGTCGACGAGAAGTCATGAGTGTGACGATCCAGGTTTCCGACGTCTCGGGCTATCCTCCCGTGTATAACGAGACGTGTGAAACTCCGATCAACCCCACCGGTAAGGACACTGGAGAATGTCTGTTCAAAATTGACGTGAACGTTAAAGCCGAGGCGGATACTGGAGACGTGTTTGCGGCTAGACATACAATAAGCTGGAACGACAGGACAACTAACCCGAAACTATTCTACACAGAAAACAGCAATTGTCAATTGCAGGCGATACGTGTTTTACATCACCTGAATGATATAGTTGCTGCAGACCAACTGTGGTCCGGGAAGTTCCGTAATGTGTCTTGTCGTGACGACGTCAGCAGTTCCGATCTTACTGTCCACCTGTTCTCTTTATGGACGGGTGTTTCGATGATGGGTGAATCGGCTTGGAGGTATGTCAGGGAACGATATACAGGCTCTCAAAATCTCAACTTTATCTTCATGGCAGCTTTGACTTTCCCAGCTAAGAGCACAGTTCGTTTTATCTGCCAATTTCCGCAGTTTAGAACACCTTTCAGAATAGAGTCctcaaaatcaagtccaaatccAACAAGACTTGTACACGTGCAGTCGTTAAACTTAGCTATCCATGCACAAGGCTGTCCTGTTGGAAAATACGGCTTACTCTGCGATAAAAACTGTATCTGTAAGAACGGCGCTCGCTGCCACGGGTTCAACGGGGCGTGTCGATGTCAACACGGCTGGCAGGGTGTAGCCTGTGACATTCCTAAGCCTGACATTGCAGTATCGACGACACCTAGCGATTCCTGGGCCATCTACATTTCCACCAACGTGACGATTCACTGTCGCGTGTACCACATTGATGTCCAAACTCTGTCGTTTCGGTTTCCAAATGCATCTAAGATCACCAGTGAAGGTGTAAATCAATTAGACATCAAGGTTTTCAATGCACAGTTACACGACAATGGTCACTATTCGTGTCAGGCCAGAGACAAAGGCGGAAATGTATTCTATGCAACGGTTCTTTTAAACGTCAACTGTCCACCGAATAGAAAAGGTCAACTCTGTGATGAAGTGTGCGATTGCCTACATGGTGCCAGCTGTGACCGGTGGGCTGGTTGTGTGTGTCCGCCGGGATGGACAGGAGCCAAGTGTCAGACACAATGTCCGGAGGGCACGTCCGGTAAAGACTGTGCCAAGACCTGTGGCTGCCAAAATGGGGCGAGCTGTAGCCCTGACGACGGCAGGTGTAACTGCACGGCCGGCTGGTACGGATCGGAATGCGGCGGACCCTGTCCCAAAAGCAGGTACGGTTGGCGGTGCCGGCATGTTTGCAGCTGTGAGAACAACGCCACCTGTCACCACGTGGACGGCAGCTGTGCGTGTGTGCCACCGTGGGGAGGGAGGAACTGTGACAAATTTCACGTTATTCAGACTACGTCCCTTATCGAAATCCTGGTTCCCCTGGGCTCAATACTCCTAGTTGTTACTGTTGTACTAATCGTACTTTATAAGACAGGATTTTCATGTAGCGTCGTGAAAAATGAAGGCCACGAAGCCGAAGTTCTGCGTGAACTGAGGAGAATGGAGCACGACCTAGCGCAGAGCCTACAGCCGGGCTGGCTCAGACGTTGGGAGAAGAAGATCCACCATCTTACTCCTGGTCCGCTGATAGGGGAAGGGATGTTTGGGCTCGTCAGAAGGGCACAACTGCGCACACCTCAGGGGGAGCTCGACGTGGCCGCCAAGACAGTTCGCGTGGAGGACTCCCAGTCCTACCGAGACTTTTACAGAGAAGCAGCCATACTGGTAGCTGTGCACCAGGTACAGAATGGTGATCGCCGTGAGTCCAACATTATTCGTCTTCTGGGGCTCATCACCAAGTCTGCGGAGAAGTACATTCTACTGGAATATGCCCCAAAAGGCGATCTGCTTGGTTTCTTACGTGGGATAAAGAACGCCCGTCAGAAAGACCTACTTGGAAACCTTCTTGGATACGCAGTCCACATATCACGAGCTCTTCAAGAACTGGAACACTTGAGAATCGCCCATCGCGACGTGGCCGCTCGCAATGTCCTGATCACTGCCGATGACGTGGCCAAGTTGGCTGACTTTGGACTGGCCAGAGATGTCTATGCCACTACTCAGTACGTACGAACCAACCGTCAAGGCGTTGACGAATTCCTtccgctgaagtggatggcgctggagtccATCGAGACCGGCGAGTACACCTGTCAGAGTGACGTCTGGTCcttcggcgtgctgctgtgggagatcgccacGCTGGGGAAAGATCCGTGCTATGATGGCAAGATTCAGCTGGACTTTCTTCAGCTGGTTGGAATTCTGAGACAAGGAATACGGATGGAGAGGCCGCCGGGATGTCCAGAGGGCCTGTACCGTCTGATGAGGTCGTGTTGGCGCGACGTCCCAGGTACAAGACCGACTCCAGATGAATTAGAAAAGAGGCTGCTGCAACTGCTCCCACACGACGTCATTGAGATGGAGACTGCACTGTAG
- the LOC136432049 gene encoding uncharacterized protein — translation MAVKLILTLLISVYVVFSRARLADGRSFNVSVPENVTVGTEVDGVRHWLVMQKLPCVKTEGDPYGRFLLTNECTLVVANPLDWSVQSEYTIKFHVGYRREVSSVSIQVTDVSGYPPVYNETCETPINPTGKDTREYLFKIDVNFEAETDTGDVFVGRRTISMRPNDRTPNSTISYTENSSCHLKVLLFLTNLNDLAAAEQLWFGKFRNMACRSDISNSEISIDLLMGDLIPWYYRPLFSGYINSILRSTLTFPAKSTVHFVCKFPQLGKPFRITPPPNPTRLVHVQSLNIELHPQGCPAGKYGLLCDKNCICKNGARCHGFNGACKCQHGWQGVACDIPKPDIAVTTTPSDFWAIYMSPNVTIHCRVYHIDVQTLSFRFPNASEITSEGVNQFDLKVFNAQLHDNGHYTCQARDKGGKVFNATIVLNVNCPPNRKGELCDEVCDCLHGASCDRWAGCVCPPGWAETRCQTQCPEGMYGKGCTKTCGCQHGASCSPDDGRCNCTAGWYGSECGGPCPKSRYGWRCRQVCSCENKATCHHVDGSCACVPPWGGRNCDIQTASLIEILVPLSSILVVVTVVLIVLYKTGFACSVVKNEGHEAEVLRELRRMEHDLAQSLQPGWLRRWEKKIHHLTPGPLIGEGMFGQVRRAQLLTPEGELDVAAKTVRVEDSQSYRDFYREAAILVAVHQVQNGDRRESNIIRLLGLITKSAEKYILLEYAPKGDLLGFLRGIKNTRQEDLLGNLLGYAVHISRALQKLEHLRITHRDVAARNVLITADDVAKLADFGLARDVYATTQYVKTNRQGVDEFLPLKWMALESIETGEYTCQSDVWSFGVLLWEIATLGKDPCYDGRIQLDFLQMVGILERGVRLERPPGCPEDLYRLMRSCWRDVPATRPTPDGIEKRLLQLLPHDVIEMETALNGRVMAVHLILTLLISVYVVFSRARLAEGRSFNVSVPENVTVGTEVVGVRHWPAIQKAELPCVKTEGDPYGRFLLTKECTLVVATPLDWSVQSEFTIKILVGRRREVMSVTIQVSDVSGYPPVYNETCETLINPTGKDTGEYLFKIDVNVEAEADTGDVFATRHTISWNDRTTNPKPFYTENSNCQLQAIRVLHHLNDIVAADQLWSGKFRNVSCRDDVSNSDFTLHLFSSMTGVSTVMRESAWRYVRERYTGSLNVEFIFMAALTFPAKSTVRFICQFPQFRTPFRIESSKSSPNPTRLVHVQSLNLAIHPQGCPVGKYGLLCNNCICKNGARCHGFNGACRCQHGWQGVACDIPKPDIAVSTTPSDSWAIYISTNVTIHCRVYHIDVQTLSFRFPNASKITSEGVNQLDIKVFNAQLHDNGHYTCRARDKGGNVFYATVVLNVNCPPNRKGQLCDEVCDCLHGVSCDRWAGCVCPPGWTGTKCQTQCPEGTYGNNCAKTCGCQNGASCSPDDGRCNCTAGWYGSECSGPCPKSRYGWRCRQVFSCENNATCHHVDGSCACVPPWGGRNCDKLHVIQTTSLIEILVPLGSILLVVIVVLIVLYKTGFSCSVVKNEGHEAEVLRELKRMEHDLAQSLQPGWLRRWEKKIHHLTPGPLIGEGMFGLVRRAQLRAPEGELDVAAKTVRVEDSQSYRDFYREAAILVAVHQVQNGDHRESNIIRLLRLITKSAEKYILLEYAPKGDLLGFLRGIKNTRQENLLGNLLGYAVHISRALQELEHLRIAHRDVAARNVLITADDVAKLADFGLARDVYATTQYVRCNRPGVDELLPLKWMALESIETGEYTCQSDVWSFGVLLWEIATLGKDPCYDGRIQLDFLQMVGILERGVRLERPPGCPEDLYRLMRSCWRDVPATRPTPDGIEKRLLQLLPHDVIEMETAL, via the exons ATGGCAGTTAAACTGATACTGACACTTCTGATTAGTGTCTACGTCGTCTTCAGTCGGGCCAGGTTAGCGGATGGGCGCAGCTTCAACGTTTCCGTGCCTGAAAATGTTACAGTCGGGACAGAGGTCGACGGTGTGCGACACTGGCTGGTCATGCAGAAACTTCCGTGTGTGAAAACGGAGGGAGATCCGTACGGCAGGTTCCTTCTGACTAACGAGTGCACCCTTGTGGTCGCCAACCCCCTGGACTGGTCAGTACAGTCGGAATACACCATCAAATTTCACGTCGGGTATCGTCGAGAAGTCAGTAGTGTGTCGATACAGGTTACCGACGTCTCGGGCTATCCTCCCGTGTATAACGAGACGTGTGAAACTCCGATCAACCCCACCGGTAAGGACACTAGAGAATATCTGTTCAAAATTGACGTGAACTTTGAAGCCGAGACGGATACTGGAGACGTGTTTGTTGGTAGAAGGACAATAAGCATGCGCCCGAACGACAGGACACCTAATTCTACAATATCCTATACAGAAAACAGCAGTTGTCACTTGaaggttttgttgtttttaactAACCTGAATGATTTAGCAGCTGCAGAGCAGCTGTGGTTTGGAAAGTTCCGTAACATGGCTTGTCGTTCAGACATTAGCAATTCCGAAATTTCCATTGACCTGCTTATGGGTGATCTAATTCCGTGGTACTACAGGCCACTATTTTCAGGCTACATCAATTCTATATTGAGGTCAACGTTGACATTCCCAGCAAAGAGTACGGTTcattttgtctgcaaatttccGCAGTTAGGAAAACCGTTCAGAATAACCCCACCCCCAAACCCCACAAGGCTTGTACATGTGCAGTCATTGAACATAGAACTCCATCCGCAAGGCTGTCCTGCTGGAAAATACGGCTTACTCTGCGATAAAAACTGTATCTGTAAGAATGGCGCCCGCTGTCACGGGTTCAACGGGGCATGTAAATGTCAACACGGCTGGCAAGGTGTAGCCTGCGACATTCCTAAACCTGACATTGCAGTAACGACGACACCTAGCGATTTCTGGGCCATCTACATGTCACCCAACGTGACGATTCACTGCCGTGTGTACCACATTGATGTCCAAACTTTGTCGTTCCGCTTTCCAAATGCATCTGAGATCACGAGTGAAGGAGTAAATCAATTCGACCTAAAGGTTTTCAACGCACAGTTACACGACAATGGTCACTATACGTGTCAGGCAAGAGACAAAGGCGGAAAGGTCTTCAATGCAACAATTGTGTTGAATGTCAACTGTCCACCAAATAGAAAAGGCGAACTCTGTGATGAAGTGTGTGATTGCCTACATGGTGCCAGCTGTGACCGGTGGGCTGGTTGTGTGTGTCCGCCGGGATGGGCGGAAACCAGGTGTCAGACACAATGTCCGGAGGGCATGTACGGTAAAGGCTGCACAAAGACCTGTGGCTGTCAACATGGGGCGAGCTGTAGCCCTGACGACGGCAGGTGTAACTGCACGGCCGGCTGGTACGGATCGGAATGCGGCGGACCCTGTCCCAAAAGCAGGTACGGTTGGCGGTGCCGTCAGGTTTGCAGTTGTGAGAACAAGGCCACCTGTCACCACGTGGACGGCAGCTGCGCGTGTGTGCCACCGTGGGGAGGAAGGAACTGTGACATTCAGACTGCGTCCCTGATAGAAATCCTTGTTCCCTTGAGTTCAATACTCGTAGTTGTTACTGTAGTACTAATCGTACTTTATAAGACAGGATTTGCATGTAGCGTCGTGAAAAATGAAGGCCACGAAGCCGAAGTTTTGCGTGAACTGAGGAGAATGGAGCACGATCTAGCGCAGAGCCTACAGCCGGGCTGGCTCAGACGTTGGGAGAAGAAGATCCACCATCTTACTCCTGGTCCGCTGATAGGGGAAGGGATGTTTGGGCAAGTCAGAAGGGCACAACTGCTCACACCTGAGGGAGAGCTCGACGTGGCCGCCAAGACAGTTCGCGTGGAGGACTCCCAGTCCTACCGAGACTTTTACAGAGAAGCAGCCATACTGGTAGCTGTGCACCAGGTACAGAATGGTGATCGCCGTGAGTCCAACATTATTCGTCTTCTGGGGCTCATCACCAAGTCTGCAGAGAAGTACATTCTTCTGGAATATGCGCCGAAAGGCGATCTGCTCGGTTTCTTACGTGGAATAAAGAATACCCGCCAGGAAGACCTACTTGGAAACCTTCTTGGATACGCAGTCCACATATCACGAGCTCTTCAAAAACTGGAACACTTAAGAATCACCCATCGCGACGTGGCCGCTCGTAATGTCCTGATCACTGCCGATGACGTGGCAAAGTTGGCTGACTTTGGACTGGCCAGAGATGTCTATGCCACTACTCAGTACGTAAAAACCAACCGTCAAGGCGTGGACGAATTTCTtccgctgaagtggatggcgcTAGAGTCCATTGAGACGGGCGAGTACACCTGTCAGAGTGACGTCTGGTCcttcggcgtgctgctgtgggagatcgccacGCTGGGGAAAGACCCGTGCTATGATGGGAGGATTCAGCTGGACTTTCTTCAGATGGTAGGGATTCTGGAGCGAGGAGTACGTCTCGAGAGGCCGCCGGGATGTCCAGAGGACCTGTACCGACTGATGAGGTCGTGTTGGCGCGACGTTCCCGCTACAAGACCGACTCCAGATGGGATAGAAAAGAGACTGCTGCAACTGCTtccacatgacgtcattgaaaTGGAGACTGCACTG AATGGCCGCGTCATGGCAGTTCACCTGATACTAACACTTCTGATTAGTGTCTACGTCGTCTTCAGTCGGGCCAGGTTAGCGGAGGGGCGCAGCTTCAACGTTTCCGTGCCTGAAAATGTTACAGTCGGGACAGAAGTTGTCGGTGTGCGACACTGGCCGGCCATACAGAAAGCGGAACTTCCGTGTGTGAAAACGGAGGGAGATCCGTACGGCAGGTTCCTTCTGACTAAGGAGTGCACCCTTGTGGTAGCCACCCCCCTGGACTGGTCAGTACAGTCGGAATTCACCATCAAGATTCTCGTCGGGCGTCGACGAGAAGTCATGAGTGTGACGATCCAGGTTTCCGACGTCTCGGGCTATCCTCCCGTGTATAACGAGACGTGTGAAACTCTGATCAACCCCACCGGTAAGGACACTGGAGAATATCTGTTCAAAATTGACGTAAACGTGGAAGCCGAGGCGGATACTGGAGACGTGTTTGCGACTAGACATACAATAAGCTGGAACGACAGGACAACTAACCCGAAACCATTCTACACAGAAAACAGCAATTGTCAATTGCAGGCGATACGTGTTTTACATCACCTGAATGATATAGTTGCTGCAGACCAACTGTGGTCCGGGAAGTTCCGTAATGTTTCTTGTCGTGACGACGTCAGCAATTCCGATTTTACTCTCCACCTGTTCTCTTCAATGACGGGTGTTTCGACAGTGATGCGTGAGTCGGCTTGGAGGTATGTCAGGGAACGATATACAGGCTCTCTAAATGTCGAATTTATCTTCATGGCAGCTTTGACTTTCCCAGCTAAGAGCACAGTTCGTTTTATCTGCCAATTTCCGCAGTTTAGAACACCTTTCAGAATAGAGTCctcaaaatcaagtccaaaccCAACAAGACTTGTACACGTGCAGTCGTTAAACTTAGCTATCCATCCGCAAGGCTGTCCTGTTGGAAAATACGGCTTACTCTGCAACAACTGTATCTGTAAGAACGGCGCTCGCTGCCACGGGTTCAATGGGGCGTGTCGATGTCAACACGGCTGGCAGGGTGTAGCCTGTGACATTCCTAAGCCTGACATTGCTGTATCGACGACACCTAGCGATTCCTGGGCCATCTACATTTCCACCAACGTGACGATTCACTGTCGCGTGTACCACATTGATGTCCAAACTCTGTCGTTTCGATTTCCAAATGCATCTAAGATCACCAGTGAAGGTGTAAATCAATTAGACATCAAGGTTTTCAATGCACAGTTACACGACAATGGTCACTATACGTGTCGGGCCAGAGACAAAGGCGGAAATGTCTTCTATGCAACGGTTGTTTTAAACGTCAACTGTCCACCGAATAGAAAAGGTCAACTCTGTGATGAAGTGTGTGATTGCCTACATGGTGTCAGCTGTGACCGGTGGGCTGGTTGTGTGTGTCCGCCGGGATGGACAGGAACCAAGTGTCAGACACAATGTCCGGAGGGCACGTACGGCAATAATTGTGCCAAGACCTGTGGCTGTCAAAATGGGGCGAGCTGTAGCCCTGACGACGGCAGGTGTAACTGCACGGCCGGCTGGTACGGATCGGAATGCAGCGGACCCTGCCCCAAAAGTAGGTACGGTTGGAGGTGCCGACAGGTTTTCAGCTGTGAGAACAACGCCACCTGTCACCACGTGGACGGCAGCTGTGCGTGTGTGCCACCGTGGGGAGGGAGGAACTGTGACAAACTTCACGTTATTCAGACTACTTCCCTAATCGAAATCCTTGTTCCCCTGGGCTCAATACTCCTAGTTGTTATTGTAGTACTAATCGTACTTTATAAGACAGGATTTTCATGTAGCGTCGTGAAAAACGAAGGCCACGAAGCCGAAGTTTTGCGTGAGCTGAAGAGAATGGAGCACGACCTAGCACAGAGCCTACAGCCGGGCTGGCTCAGACGTTGGGAGAAGAAGATCCACCATCTTACTCCTGGTCCCTTGATAGGGGAAGGGATGTTTGGGCTCGTCAGAAGGGCACAGCTGCGCGCACCGGAAGGAGAGCTCGACGTGGCCGCCAAGACAGTTCGCGTGGAGGACTCCCAGTCCTACCGAGACTTCTACAGAGAAGCAGCCATACTGGTAGCTGTGCACCAGGTACAGAATGGTGATCACCGTGAGTCCAACATTATTCGTCTTTTGAGGCTCATCACCAAGTCTGCAGAGAAGTACATTCTTCTGGAATATGCCCCAAAAGGCGATCTGCTCGGTTTCTTACGGGGGATAAAGAACACCCGTCAGGAAAACCTACTTGGAAACCTTCTTGGATACGCAGTCCACATATCACGAGCTCTTCAAGAACTGGAACACTTGAGAATCGCCCATCGCGACGTGGCCGCTCGGAACGTCCTGATCACTGCCGATGACGTGGCCAAGTTGGCTGACTTTGGACTGGCCAGAGATGTCTATGCCACTACTCAGTATGTCCGATGCAACCGTCCAGGCGTGGACGAACTCCTtccgctgaagtggatggcgctggagtccATTGAGACCGGCGAGTACACCTGTCAGAGTGACGTCTGGTCcttcggcgtgctgctgtgggagatcgccacGCTGGGAAAAGATCCGTGCTATGATGGCAGGATTCAGCTGGACTTTCTTCAGATGGTAGGGATTCTGGAGCGAGGAGTACGTCTCGAGAGGCCGCCGGGATGTCCAGAGGACCTGTACCGACTGATGAGGTCGTGTTGGCGCGACGTCCCAGCGACAAGACCGACTCCAGATGGGATAGAAAAGAGGCTGCTGCAACTGCTTCCACACGACGTCATTGAAATGGAGACTGCACTGTAG